From one uncultured Bacteroides sp. genomic stretch:
- a CDS encoding Crp/Fnr family transcriptional regulator, with translation MANLEKIRENIHSIIPLNQEEWLAIETVIETKLIKKNDFFLKENQVCTSIAFVDKGVLIYYKTLDNANEVTTDFAFENEWVTNNHSRLNASPSLLNIKAIEDSELIVIQQKDLLNLYDRIPRLERFGRILMEQAYVKLVQLSVDLQTLSATARYSKLLQSYPEIFQKVPLYHIANYLGVAPKSLSRIRNSIFSEK, from the coding sequence TTGGCTAACTTAGAGAAGATACGGGAGAATATTCACTCAATCATACCTCTTAATCAAGAAGAATGGTTGGCGATAGAAACTGTGATAGAAACAAAGCTGATTAAGAAGAATGATTTCTTCCTGAAAGAGAATCAAGTTTGTACGTCTATTGCATTTGTCGATAAAGGAGTCTTAATCTATTACAAAACGCTGGATAATGCAAACGAAGTTACTACCGATTTTGCTTTTGAAAATGAATGGGTAACCAATAATCATAGCCGCCTAAACGCCAGCCCTTCACTACTCAACATTAAAGCTATTGAGGATTCCGAACTTATAGTGATACAACAAAAAGACTTATTAAACCTCTACGATAGAATTCCCAGGCTGGAACGCTTCGGGCGTATTCTAATGGAGCAGGCATATGTGAAATTAGTACAATTAAGTGTCGATTTACAAACATTGTCGGCCACAGCCAGGTATAGCAAACTACTACAAAGCTATCCTGAAATATTCCAAAAAGTGCCACTTTACCACATTGCTAATTATTTGGGTGTTGCGCCCAAATCGTTAAGCCGCATTCGCAATAGTATTTTCTCCGAAAAATAA
- a CDS encoding PhoH family protein: protein MGTKKNFVLDTNVILHDYNCLKNFQENDIYLPIVVLEELDKFKKGNEQINFNAREFVRELDTITDDNLFSKGAPLGEGLGKLFVMTGNIQSERVNASFSERIPDHHILAVAEYLETKYPRTKTILVTKDVNLRMKARSIGVLCEDYINDKVVNVDIFEKSNEVFDRIDPALIDRIYSSKEGLDVSEFDFRDILRPNECFVLKSDRNTVLARYNPFTHTVNKVNKTKNYGIEPRNAEQSFAFDVLNDPDVKLVALTGKAGTGKTLLALAAALANLSNYKQVLLARPIVALSNKDIGFLPGDAQEKVAPYMQPLFDNLNVIKHQFAGNSPEVKRIEDMQKSDQLVIEALAFIRGRSLSDTYCIVDEAQNLTPHEIKTIITRAGEGTKMVFTGDIQQIDQPYLDSQSNGLVYMIDRMKDENIFAHINLIKGERSQLSELASNLM from the coding sequence ATGGGAACCAAAAAGAATTTTGTGCTCGACACAAATGTAATTCTTCACGATTACAACTGCCTGAAGAACTTTCAGGAGAACGACATCTATCTCCCGATTGTAGTGCTTGAGGAGTTGGACAAGTTTAAAAAAGGAAACGAACAGATTAATTTTAATGCCCGGGAGTTTGTGCGAGAACTGGATACTATCACAGACGACAATCTTTTTAGTAAAGGAGCACCGCTGGGCGAGGGGTTGGGAAAACTTTTTGTGATGACCGGCAACATTCAGTCCGAGCGCGTCAATGCTTCCTTCTCCGAGCGCATCCCCGATCATCATATTCTGGCCGTGGCCGAATATCTTGAAACAAAATATCCCCGCACCAAAACGATACTGGTAACCAAAGACGTTAACCTGCGCATGAAAGCCCGCTCCATCGGAGTACTTTGTGAAGACTACATTAACGATAAGGTAGTCAATGTAGATATCTTTGAGAAATCGAATGAAGTGTTCGATCGTATCGATCCGGCACTTATTGATCGCATCTACTCCTCAAAAGAAGGACTTGATGTTTCCGAGTTCGATTTCAGAGATATTCTCCGCCCAAACGAATGCTTTGTGCTCAAGAGCGACCGTAACACGGTGCTGGCTCGTTATAACCCCTTTACACACACGGTGAATAAGGTGAACAAGACTAAAAACTATGGCATAGAACCCCGTAATGCCGAGCAGAGCTTTGCTTTTGATGTTCTCAATGATCCCGATGTAAAACTGGTGGCCCTTACGGGAAAAGCCGGTACCGGCAAAACCCTGTTGGCGCTTGCCGCTGCATTGGCCAATCTGAGTAATTATAAACAAGTACTTCTTGCTCGTCCCATCGTGGCGTTGTCTAACAAAGACATCGGTTTCCTGCCCGGCGATGCGCAGGAGAAAGTAGCTCCCTATATGCAGCCTTTGTTTGATAACCTGAATGTAATAAAACACCAGTTTGCCGGAAATTCTCCCGAGGTAAAGCGTATTGAAGATATGCAGAAGAGCGATCAGCTCGTTATCGAAGCGCTGGCTTTTATCCGCGGTCGTAGCTTGAGTGATACGTATTGTATTGTGGATGAAGCACAGAACCTCACTCCTCACGAGATAAAAACTATCATTACCCGTGCGGGTGAAGGAACCAAGATGGTATTTACCGGAGATATTCAGCAGATAGATCAACCCTATCTGGATAGCCAGTCGAATGGCCTGGTATATATGATAGACCGCATGAAAGACGAGAATATCTTTGCTCACATTAACCTGATAAAAGGCGAACGCAGTCAGCTTAGCGAGTTGGCCAGCAACCTGATGTAG
- a CDS encoding exonuclease domain-containing protein, with protein sequence MKLNLKNPIVFFDLETTGININTDRIVEICYLKVYPNGNEESKTLRINPEMHIPESSSAIHGIFDADVVDCPTFKSVAKNIANDIEGCDLAGFNSNRFDIPVLAEEFLRADVDIDMTRRKFVDVQVIFHKLEQRTLSAAYKFYCGKNLEDAHTAEADTRATYEVLMSQLDRYEELKNDIAFLSNYSSYNKNVDFAGRMVYDDNGTEIFNFGKYKGMSVSEVLKKDPGYYSWIVNSDFTLNTKAMLTKIRLRELTGTR encoded by the coding sequence ATGAAATTAAACCTCAAAAACCCGATTGTCTTTTTTGATTTAGAGACAACGGGCATTAACATTAATACAGACCGTATCGTCGAAATCTGTTATCTCAAAGTCTATCCTAACGGTAATGAAGAATCTAAAACACTTCGTATCAATCCTGAAATGCATATTCCTGAATCGTCTTCCGCCATTCATGGTATCTTTGATGCTGATGTGGTGGATTGCCCAACCTTTAAGTCGGTAGCAAAGAACATTGCCAATGATATTGAAGGATGCGATTTGGCAGGATTCAATTCTAATCGTTTTGATATTCCGGTGCTTGCCGAAGAGTTTCTTCGTGCCGATGTGGACATTGATATGACTCGTCGGAAGTTTGTCGATGTGCAGGTTATTTTTCACAAACTGGAACAACGCACGCTTTCTGCCGCTTATAAGTTTTATTGTGGTAAAAATCTCGAAGATGCTCACACAGCTGAAGCCGACACACGTGCCACTTATGAGGTATTGATGTCTCAGCTCGATCGTTACGAGGAGTTGAAGAACGATATAGCTTTTTTGTCCAACTACTCTAGCTATAACAAGAATGTAGACTTTGCCGGACGTATGGTCTATGATGATAATGGGACGGAGATCTTTAACTTTGGAAAGTATAAAGGAATGTCTGTATCTGAAGTATTAAAGAAAGATCCGGGATACTATAGTTGGATTGTTAATAGTGACTTTACGCTCAACACAAAAGCGATGTTGACAAAGATCCGTCTCAGAGAACTTACCGGTACTCGTTGA
- a CDS encoding folylpolyglutamate synthase/dihydrofolate synthase family protein — protein MNYQETIAYLYSVAPLFQQVGGKAYKEGLENTRTLDAHFGHPHKAYRTIHVAGTNGKGSCSHTLAAILQEAGYRVGLYTSPHLVDFRERIRINGVPMPEACLVRFVEKERTFFEPLYPSFFELTTALAFRYFADEEIDVAVIEVGLGGRLDCTNIIRPEVSIITNISFDHTQFLGNTLAKIAAEKAGIIKTGIPVVIGETTEETRPVFAAKAKEEKAPIVFAEEEQRLAGAEMNEDGYWAYRNKDYPDLRGELGGLCQLKNTNTLLSAMPLLKAAGFHITEKDVRNGFAQVCELTGLMGRWQKLQSHPTLMCDTGHNVGGMAYICEQLRRQTYRKLHIVIGMVNDKDIRGVLALLPKEAEYYFTKANVKRALPEEELEKLAVASGLKGKCYPDVPAAVRAAQEKSLPEDFIFVGGSSFIVADLLTNRDALHLD, from the coding sequence ATGAATTATCAGGAAACAATAGCGTATTTATACAGCGTAGCCCCGCTGTTTCAACAAGTGGGCGGCAAAGCTTACAAAGAAGGATTAGAGAATACCCGCACGCTGGATGCCCACTTCGGACATCCGCATAAAGCTTATCGTACCATTCACGTGGCAGGAACAAACGGAAAAGGATCTTGCTCGCATACGCTGGCTGCCATTTTGCAAGAAGCCGGTTACCGGGTGGGACTGTATACATCACCGCATCTAGTGGACTTCCGCGAGCGAATACGCATAAACGGCGTGCCGATGCCCGAAGCATGCCTAGTACGCTTTGTAGAAAAGGAACGGACGTTTTTCGAGCCACTTTACCCTTCGTTCTTTGAGCTGACTACTGCCTTGGCCTTTCGCTACTTTGCCGATGAGGAGATAGACGTAGCCGTTATTGAGGTAGGACTGGGAGGAAGATTGGATTGCACCAATATCATTCGGCCGGAAGTTAGTATCATTACCAACATCAGCTTTGATCATACACAGTTTTTGGGCAACACGCTGGCAAAGATAGCCGCAGAGAAAGCAGGTATCATTAAGACCGGAATACCGGTAGTAATCGGTGAAACAACGGAAGAAACCCGACCTGTATTTGCCGCCAAAGCAAAAGAAGAAAAGGCTCCCATCGTCTTTGCCGAAGAGGAACAGCGACTTGCCGGAGCGGAAATGAATGAAGACGGATATTGGGCGTATCGTAACAAAGATTACCCTGACTTGCGGGGCGAACTGGGTGGACTGTGCCAGCTGAAGAATACAAACACGCTACTTAGCGCAATGCCACTACTAAAGGCCGCAGGCTTCCATATTACAGAGAAGGACGTAAGAAATGGATTTGCACAAGTATGCGAACTGACCGGACTAATGGGGCGTTGGCAAAAGCTACAAAGCCACCCCACACTGATGTGCGATACAGGCCACAACGTAGGAGGCATGGCATACATCTGCGAGCAACTCCGCCGCCAAACGTATCGTAAGCTACATATCGTAATCGGAATGGTAAACGACAAAGATATCCGTGGTGTATTGGCCTTGTTGCCTAAGGAGGCAGAGTATTACTTCACAAAAGCAAACGTAAAACGGGCCTTGCCGGAAGAAGAATTGGAGAAACTGGCCGTCGCAAGCGGACTGAAAGGGAAGTGCTATCCGGATGTACCCGCAGCGGTTAGGGCCGCACAAGAAAAAAGCCTCCCGGAAGACTTCATCTTCGTAGGAGGCAGTAGTTTTATTGTAGCCGATTTGTTAACGAACCGCGATGCACTCCACCTCGACTAA
- the coaBC gene encoding bifunctional phosphopantothenoylcysteine decarboxylase/phosphopantothenate--cysteine ligase CoaBC translates to MSSFLQGKKIILGITGSIAAYKACYIIRGLIKRGAEVQVVITPAGKEFITPITLSALTGKPVISDFFAQRDGTWNSHVDLGLWADAMLVAPASASTIGKMANGIADNMLITTYLSAKAPVFVAPAMDLDMFAHPSTQKNIETLRSYGNRIIEPGTGELASHLVGKGRMEEPDVIIEQLEAFFASIADLAKKKVLITAGPTYEKIDPVRFIGNYSSGKMGFALAEECARRGAEVILIAGPVQQVARHASIHRIDVDTAAQMHAAAMQYFPEMDAAILCAAVADFTPQVVAEQKMKREGDDLILRLKPTQDIAACLGQMKTPGQVLAGFALETNDEQQHAQEKLERKHFDFIVLNSLNDKGAGFRYDTNKISIINAGGCTPYGLKLKTEVACDIVDHLVKVMH, encoded by the coding sequence ATGAGCTCTTTTTTACAAGGGAAAAAAATAATACTTGGAATAACGGGTAGTATTGCCGCCTATAAGGCTTGCTATATTATTCGTGGTCTGATTAAGCGAGGTGCTGAAGTTCAGGTGGTTATCACACCTGCCGGAAAAGAATTTATTACTCCAATTACTTTGTCGGCATTGACTGGAAAACCGGTTATCAGTGATTTTTTTGCTCAACGGGATGGTACATGGAACAGTCATGTAGATCTTGGCCTTTGGGCCGATGCCATGTTGGTGGCTCCGGCTTCGGCTTCTACTATCGGCAAAATGGCTAATGGCATTGCCGACAATATGCTTATCACTACTTATCTTTCGGCAAAAGCACCTGTTTTTGTGGCACCTGCTATGGATCTTGATATGTTTGCTCATCCTTCTACACAGAAGAATATCGAAACATTGCGTTCTTATGGTAATCGTATCATAGAGCCCGGAACAGGCGAATTGGCAAGTCACCTGGTGGGGAAAGGGCGAATGGAAGAGCCTGATGTTATAATTGAACAGTTGGAAGCGTTCTTTGCTTCAATAGCCGATTTAGCTAAAAAAAAAGTGCTGATCACAGCCGGACCTACATACGAAAAGATTGATCCCGTGCGTTTTATCGGTAACTATTCTTCGGGTAAAATGGGCTTTGCCTTGGCTGAAGAATGTGCACGCCGCGGGGCTGAAGTAATACTTATTGCAGGCCCCGTGCAGCAAGTTGCTCGTCATGCTAGCATACATCGTATTGATGTGGATACTGCTGCCCAAATGCATGCTGCGGCTATGCAGTATTTCCCTGAAATGGATGCTGCCATACTCTGCGCGGCTGTGGCCGACTTTACGCCTCAGGTAGTGGCAGAGCAGAAGATGAAGCGGGAAGGAGATGATTTGATTCTCCGCCTGAAGCCCACGCAAGATATTGCAGCATGTTTGGGGCAAATGAAGACTCCCGGACAAGTCTTGGCTGGTTTTGCCCTCGAAACAAACGATGAACAACAACATGCGCAGGAAAAACTGGAAAGAAAACATTTTGATTTTATTGTGCTCAATTCGCTTAATGATAAAGGAGCCGGATTTCGTTATGATACTAACAAAATTAGTATTATTAATGCTGGGGGATGTACGCCTTACGGTCTCAAACTCAAGACTGAAGTGGCTTGTGACATCGTTGATCATCTGGTAAAGGTTATGCATTGA
- a CDS encoding RidA family protein: protein MKKVICSEKAPGAIGPYSQAIEAGGMVFVSGQLPIDAATGAMPEGIEAQACQSLENMKHILAEAGLSMANVVKTTVFLQDMSLFAAMNGVYATYFDGAFPARSAVAVKALPKDALVEVECIAVR from the coding sequence ATGAAAAAAGTTATTTGCAGTGAAAAGGCACCGGGAGCTATCGGTCCTTATAGTCAGGCTATTGAAGCGGGTGGTATGGTGTTTGTTTCCGGACAGTTGCCTATTGATGCAGCTACAGGTGCGATGCCCGAAGGCATTGAAGCACAAGCGTGCCAGTCGTTGGAGAACATGAAACATATTCTGGCTGAAGCCGGACTTTCTATGGCAAACGTAGTGAAAACCACCGTCTTCTTGCAGGACATGAGTTTGTTTGCTGCAATGAACGGTGTTTATGCCACTTATTTCGATGGCGCTTTCCCTGCACGCTCGGCTGTTGCAGTGAAGGCATTGCCTAAAGATGCGTTAGTCGAGGTGGAGTGCATCGCGGTTCGTTAA
- a CDS encoding tetratricopeptide repeat protein encodes MKKNILLFFAFSLLAQWSLAQGPKWVEKAKKAVFSVVTYDKGDKILNTGNGFFVTEDGVALSDYSLFKEAYRAVVVNAEGKQMDVESILGANDMYDVIKFRVHTEKKVAALKVATTAPAVGAEVYLLPYSTQKDRTCTVGNVKEVSSIGGEHHYYTLNMALKDKMVSCPVTDAEGDVIGLVQKSSGQDTTAVCYAVGASFAMSQGISALSLADHTLQSIHIKKGLPDTEDQALVYLLMASGQTTPEVYAQLLDEFVAQYPNNSDGYMRRATNYASLGIKDITLMSKAAADVDQALKLAQKKDDVHYNIAKLIYGYQLSKPDSVYQDWTYDKALAEVRMAEGIDSLAIYTQLEGDILFAMQNYSDAFVRYEKVTHTNLASPATFYSAAKTCELMKGDMKQVVALMDSCVAHCVKPFTADAAPYLLERARINMEAELYRAAMLDYDAYYDAVAGDVNDVFYYYHEQAAFKARQFQRALDDIAKAIELSPKDVTYRAELSVVNIRVGRFEQAIKVLDEALVIDPKYPEAYRLKGICQMQLKQSKEACVSFAKAKELGDTAVDALIEKNCK; translated from the coding sequence ATGAAAAAAAACATTCTGCTATTTTTTGCATTCAGCCTACTCGCTCAGTGGAGTTTGGCACAAGGCCCCAAGTGGGTAGAGAAGGCCAAGAAAGCCGTATTCTCTGTTGTTACTTACGATAAAGGAGATAAAATTCTGAATACAGGCAACGGATTTTTTGTTACCGAGGATGGTGTGGCCTTGTCGGACTATTCTTTATTCAAAGAGGCTTATCGAGCTGTAGTTGTGAATGCCGAAGGTAAGCAGATGGATGTTGAGTCCATTCTCGGAGCCAATGATATGTACGATGTGATTAAGTTTCGTGTTCATACAGAGAAAAAGGTTGCAGCTTTGAAAGTCGCTACCACTGCTCCGGCAGTAGGGGCGGAAGTTTATTTGCTACCTTACTCCACACAAAAAGATCGCACCTGCACTGTGGGTAATGTAAAAGAAGTATCATCTATTGGTGGTGAGCATCATTACTATACTCTTAACATGGCGCTCAAAGACAAGATGGTGAGCTGCCCAGTAACCGATGCAGAGGGAGATGTAATCGGTCTGGTTCAAAAATCTTCCGGGCAAGATACAACTGCGGTATGTTATGCCGTAGGAGCTTCTTTTGCTATGTCTCAGGGTATAAGTGCTCTTTCGTTGGCAGATCATACTTTGCAAAGCATTCATATAAAGAAGGGATTGCCGGATACCGAAGATCAGGCTCTTGTATACCTTCTCATGGCTTCCGGACAAACTACGCCCGAGGTATATGCTCAACTACTCGACGAGTTTGTGGCTCAATATCCTAATAATTCCGACGGATATATGCGCCGTGCAACTAATTATGCTTCTCTTGGTATAAAAGACATTACTTTGATGAGTAAAGCTGCGGCCGATGTGGATCAAGCTCTTAAACTTGCACAAAAGAAAGACGATGTGCATTATAATATCGCCAAACTTATTTATGGTTATCAACTAAGCAAACCCGATAGCGTGTATCAGGATTGGACGTATGACAAGGCGCTCGCCGAAGTCAGAATGGCGGAGGGTATAGATTCTTTGGCTATTTATACTCAATTGGAGGGCGATATTCTTTTTGCCATGCAAAATTATTCAGATGCTTTTGTTCGCTACGAGAAGGTTACTCATACTAATCTTGCTTCTCCCGCTACTTTTTATAGTGCTGCGAAGACTTGCGAATTGATGAAAGGTGATATGAAGCAAGTGGTGGCACTTATGGATAGTTGCGTTGCCCACTGTGTGAAACCATTTACCGCCGATGCAGCTCCTTATTTGTTGGAGCGTGCACGTATCAATATGGAGGCGGAGTTGTATCGTGCCGCGATGCTCGATTATGATGCATACTATGATGCGGTGGCCGGTGATGTGAATGACGTGTTTTATTATTATCACGAACAGGCCGCATTTAAGGCCAGGCAATTTCAGCGTGCGCTGGACGATATAGCTAAAGCCATCGAACTTAGTCCGAAGGATGTTACATATCGTGCCGAGCTTTCAGTGGTTAATATCCGTGTGGGACGTTTTGAACAGGCTATTAAAGTGCTTGATGAAGCTTTGGTTATCGATCCTAAATATCCCGAAGCGTATCGTCTGAAGGGTATTTGCCAGATGCAGCTAAAACAATCAAAAGAAGCTTGCGTCAGTTTTGCCAAGGCTAAAGAGCTGGGTGATACAGCTGTTGACGCATTGATAGAAAAGAATTGCAAATAG
- the rlmB gene encoding 23S rRNA (guanosine(2251)-2'-O)-methyltransferase RlmB, whose amino-acid sequence MTDSSEMIFGVRAVIEAIQAGKEIDKILVKKDIQSDLSKELFAALKDTLIPVQRVPIERINRVTRKNHQGVIAFISSVTYQKTEQLVPFLFEQGQHPFFVMLDGITDVRNFGAIARTCECAGVNAVIIPARGSVSVNADAVKTSAGALHTLPVCREQNLKTTLQYLKDSGFKIVAATEKGDYEYSKANYTGPLCIVMGAEDTGVSYDHLALCDEWVKIPMLGSIESLNVSVAAGILIYEAVKQRGEQGE is encoded by the coding sequence ATGACAGATAGTAGTGAAATGATTTTTGGCGTTCGTGCTGTGATAGAGGCCATACAGGCAGGAAAAGAGATAGATAAGATTCTCGTAAAGAAAGACATTCAAAGTGATCTTTCCAAAGAGCTTTTTGCCGCTCTTAAAGATACGCTTATCCCTGTGCAACGTGTGCCGATAGAACGAATTAACCGTGTCACCCGTAAAAATCACCAGGGAGTGATTGCATTTATATCCTCTGTTACTTACCAGAAAACAGAACAGCTTGTTCCTTTCCTTTTTGAACAAGGTCAGCATCCTTTCTTCGTTATGCTTGATGGCATTACGGACGTGCGCAATTTCGGTGCCATAGCCCGTACATGCGAGTGTGCCGGCGTAAATGCGGTCATCATTCCGGCTCGTGGCAGTGTTTCGGTTAATGCCGATGCCGTAAAAACCTCTGCAGGGGCCCTGCATACATTACCTGTTTGCCGGGAACAAAACCTTAAGACAACTTTGCAATACCTAAAAGACAGTGGCTTCAAAATTGTGGCTGCCACCGAAAAAGGTGATTACGAATATAGTAAAGCTAATTATACCGGTCCGCTTTGTATTGTTATGGGCGCAGAAGACACCGGCGTTTCTTACGATCATCTTGCGCTTTGCGATGAATGGGTAAAGATTCCTATGTTGGGTAGCATTGAGTCGCTCAATGTTTCTGTTGCTGCGGGCATTCTTATCTATGAAGCAGTGAAACAACGGGGAGAACAGGGAGAATAA
- a CDS encoding 30S ribosomal protein S16 translates to MATKIRLQRHGRKSYAFYSIVIADSRAPRDGKFTEKLGTYNPNTNPATVDLNFESALSWVLKGAQPTDTVRNILSNEGIYMKKHLLGGVAKGAFGEAEAEAKFEAWKANKQTGLATLKAKQEADAKADLKARFEAEKKINEAKAKILAEKKAAEEAANAPAPVVVKEAPVEEVAAPVAEEVVAAVETPAAPVVEEAPVAETAAEAKAE, encoded by the coding sequence ATGGCAACTAAAATCAGATTGCAAAGACACGGACGTAAAAGTTACGCGTTCTATTCAATTGTAATTGCAGACAGCAGAGCACCACGTGATGGTAAATTTACAGAGAAGCTTGGTACATACAACCCAAACACCAATCCTGCTACAGTAGATTTGAATTTCGAAAGTGCATTATCTTGGGTTTTGAAAGGTGCACAACCTACGGACACTGTTCGTAACATTCTTTCTAACGAAGGAATTTACATGAAAAAACACCTCCTTGGCGGTGTTGCTAAAGGCGCATTTGGCGAAGCAGAAGCAGAAGCTAAATTTGAAGCTTGGAAAGCAAACAAGCAAACAGGCTTGGCTACTTTGAAAGCAAAACAAGAAGCCGATGCTAAAGCTGATTTGAAAGCACGCTTTGAAGCCGAAAAGAAAATAAACGAAGCTAAAGCAAAAATTCTTGCAGAGAAAAAAGCTGCTGAAGAAGCTGCTAACGCTCCTGCTCCGGTGGTAGTTAAAGAAGCCCCCGTAGAAGAAGTTGCTGCTCCAGTTGCCGAAGAAGTTGTTGCTGCTGTTGAAACACCTGCTGCTCCGGTTGTGGAAGAAGCTCCGGTTGCCGAAACTGCTGCTGAAGCTAAAGCTGAATAA
- the recN gene encoding DNA repair protein RecN has translation MLRSLFIQNYALIEKLDINFGTGFSVITGETGAGKSIILGAVGLLLGQRADVKVIRRGAPKCVIEARFDISAYGMEPFFEENELEYEDECILRRELHASGKSRAFINDTPVSLAQVKELGEQLIDVHSQHQNLLLNHEGFQLNVLDILAHDDKELDEYRNLYNQWKQLERELNELVACSARNKEDEDFVRFQLEQLEQANLSEDEQDALEQEAETLAHAEEIKAALYKVEQLLEADEAGLLTAMKEGLTALLAIQKVYIPAENLAERMESSYIELKDIAQEVSVQNDKIEFNPIRLEEVNDRLNLIYSFQQKHRVQTVKELLKLIVEYRVKLDAIDSYDEQILELTARRDAIYNKVKKQAIVLTRQRSVAAREVEKQMAVRLVPLGMPNIRFQVEMGLKKEPGLMGEDTVSFLFSANKNGTLQNISSVASGGEIARVMLSVKAMIAGAVKLPTIVFDEIDTGVSGEIADRMADIMQEMGERNRQVISITHLPQIAARGVAHYKVYKQDNDTETNSHIRRLTDEERVEEIAQMLSGATLTEAALNNAKVLLAR, from the coding sequence ATGTTACGCTCATTATTCATACAGAACTATGCATTGATAGAGAAGCTTGATATCAACTTTGGGACAGGCTTTTCGGTTATTACCGGTGAAACGGGTGCGGGGAAGTCCATCATTCTTGGTGCTGTGGGACTTTTGCTCGGACAGCGTGCCGACGTGAAGGTTATTCGTCGTGGAGCGCCCAAATGTGTGATTGAAGCTCGATTTGATATATCCGCTTATGGCATGGAGCCTTTCTTCGAAGAAAATGAATTGGAGTACGAAGATGAATGTATCCTAAGGCGTGAGCTGCATGCTTCTGGTAAGAGCCGTGCATTTATAAATGATACGCCCGTATCACTCGCACAGGTTAAGGAGTTGGGCGAACAACTTATTGATGTGCATTCTCAGCATCAAAATTTACTGCTTAATCATGAGGGTTTTCAGCTAAATGTACTTGATATATTGGCGCATGATGATAAGGAACTGGATGAGTATCGCAACCTGTACAACCAATGGAAGCAACTGGAACGTGAATTGAATGAACTGGTTGCATGTTCTGCTCGGAACAAAGAGGATGAAGATTTTGTCCGCTTTCAGTTGGAGCAGTTGGAACAGGCCAATCTTAGCGAAGATGAACAAGATGCGCTGGAACAGGAAGCAGAAACATTGGCGCATGCTGAAGAAATAAAAGCAGCCTTGTATAAGGTAGAGCAGCTTTTGGAAGCAGATGAAGCCGGACTGCTTACTGCCATGAAAGAAGGATTGACAGCGTTGCTTGCCATTCAAAAGGTCTATATTCCTGCCGAAAACTTAGCGGAACGGATGGAAAGTTCTTACATTGAGTTAAAAGATATTGCTCAGGAAGTGAGTGTGCAGAATGATAAGATAGAGTTTAACCCTATCCGGTTGGAAGAAGTGAACGACAGGCTTAACCTTATTTACTCTTTTCAGCAGAAGCATCGCGTGCAGACGGTGAAAGAACTGCTGAAACTGATTGTAGAGTATCGCGTAAAGCTGGATGCCATTGATTCTTATGATGAACAGATTTTGGAACTTACCGCCCGTCGGGATGCTATATATAATAAGGTGAAGAAACAAGCCATTGTACTGACTCGGCAGCGGAGTGTTGCTGCCCGCGAAGTAGAAAAACAGATGGCTGTTCGGTTAGTGCCTCTGGGTATGCCCAATATTCGCTTTCAGGTGGAGATGGGATTGAAGAAAGAACCCGGACTGATGGGGGAGGACACGGTATCTTTCCTTTTCTCGGCTAACAAGAACGGTACATTGCAAAACATCTCGTCTGTGGCTTCAGGAGGGGAAATAGCTCGTGTTATGCTTTCGGTGAAAGCGATGATAGCCGGAGCAGTGAAGCTTCCTACTATCGTATTCGATGAGATAGATACCGGCGTTTCGGGCGAAATAGCCGACCGCATGGCTGACATTATGCAGGAGATGGGAGAGCGAAACCGCCAGGTAATTAGTATTACTCACTTGCCACAAATAGCTGCCAGAGGTGTTGCGCATTATAAAGTATACAAACAAGATAACGATACGGAAACTAATAGCCACATCCGTCGCCTTACGGATGAGGAACGTGTGGAGGAAATAGCTCAAATGCTTAGTGGAGCTACCCTTACGGAGGCTGCACTTAACAATGCTAAAGTTTTGCTGGCTCGTTGA